A portion of the Stigmatella aurantiaca DW4/3-1 genome contains these proteins:
- a CDS encoding OmpA family protein, giving the protein MRGLLPEPARRPFLRGVAIPLALLCFFAGGMAAWADHDPFARSFDIVPVKLVADPSGGIALEGTRSLPPGSLHAAIALDFNLNILSLKLGDEKLGNLLPYRLDAHALFAYQLHRRLELALDLPFTVLQGDQFGLLRDALGAPDFPGAAGVSRAGLGDVRLLPRVSLLDPEQFPVGLALVGEVRLPTGDGGSFLGERGVLVAPRLAVERAFGPVRLLGNLGWRFRRHAQYLNLFVDDELTMGAGAVVDLPNIGRFTDVQALGEMHLSTPSSAPFNFSQADSLKTPWEVLAGVRTRVAGPWGIALNVGRGIGLRGGYGREDLRITFTVSYDKSAFELDSDGDGVPDTVDKCPTEKEDRDGYQDDDGCLDPDNDGDGISDGEDRCPNKPGTVEHRGCPEDLDTDGDGIPDVLDACPDKPGPKEYDGCPDSDGDEVPDNVDDCPDLSGPPENNGCPYDSPPFVLVESDRIRIKGNILFETGQAKIQKQSFKLLDEVASVLRRNPTLGPVLIEGHTDNVGSRNYNVDLSQRRAKAVLDYLAGKGIDRKRLSSKGFGFDQPIATNDTPLGRAKNRRVEFRLIKSEVETAPREVPAPTPPAAPAPPGVPPEPPAAPKP; this is encoded by the coding sequence ATGCGAGGTCTGCTCCCTGAGCCCGCCCGGCGGCCATTCCTGCGCGGCGTCGCGATTCCGCTCGCGCTTCTTTGCTTCTTTGCTGGAGGGATGGCGGCGTGGGCCGACCACGACCCCTTCGCCCGGAGCTTCGACATTGTTCCCGTGAAGCTCGTTGCTGATCCGTCCGGCGGCATCGCACTGGAGGGTACCCGGTCTCTGCCCCCTGGCAGCCTGCATGCTGCCATCGCCCTCGACTTCAACCTGAACATCCTGTCGCTCAAGCTCGGGGACGAGAAGCTGGGCAATTTGCTGCCCTACCGGCTCGATGCCCATGCGCTCTTCGCCTACCAGTTGCACCGGCGTCTGGAACTGGCGCTGGATTTGCCCTTCACGGTGCTCCAGGGGGATCAGTTCGGGCTCTTGCGAGATGCGCTGGGTGCTCCGGACTTCCCCGGTGCGGCGGGGGTGAGCCGGGCCGGCCTGGGCGATGTGCGCCTCTTGCCCCGTGTGAGCCTGCTGGACCCCGAGCAGTTCCCCGTGGGCCTCGCCCTGGTGGGCGAGGTGCGGCTGCCCACCGGCGATGGCGGCAGCTTCCTGGGGGAGCGAGGCGTGCTCGTGGCCCCGAGACTCGCGGTGGAGCGGGCGTTCGGCCCGGTGCGGCTGCTGGGCAACCTGGGCTGGCGCTTCCGGCGCCACGCGCAGTACCTCAACCTCTTCGTGGATGACGAGCTCACGATGGGCGCGGGCGCCGTGGTGGATCTGCCCAACATCGGCCGGTTCACCGATGTGCAGGCGCTGGGCGAGATGCACCTGTCCACGCCCTCCTCGGCCCCGTTCAACTTCAGCCAGGCCGACTCCCTCAAGACCCCCTGGGAGGTGCTCGCGGGAGTCCGCACCCGGGTGGCGGGCCCCTGGGGCATCGCGCTGAACGTGGGCCGCGGCATCGGCTTGCGCGGAGGCTACGGGCGCGAGGACCTGCGCATCACCTTCACCGTGAGCTACGACAAGTCCGCCTTCGAGCTGGACAGCGATGGCGATGGCGTCCCCGACACCGTCGACAAGTGCCCCACCGAGAAGGAAGACCGCGACGGGTACCAGGACGATGACGGCTGCCTGGATCCGGACAACGATGGCGACGGCATCTCCGACGGAGAGGACCGCTGCCCCAACAAGCCCGGAACCGTCGAGCATCGCGGCTGCCCGGAGGATCTGGACACCGACGGCGATGGCATCCCGGATGTGCTGGACGCCTGCCCCGACAAGCCGGGCCCCAAGGAGTACGACGGCTGCCCGGACTCCGATGGCGACGAGGTGCCCGACAATGTGGACGACTGTCCGGACCTCTCCGGCCCGCCGGAGAACAATGGGTGCCCCTACGACTCGCCGCCCTTCGTGCTCGTCGAGTCCGACCGCATCCGGATCAAGGGCAACATCCTCTTCGAGACCGGCCAGGCGAAGATCCAGAAGCAGTCGTTCAAGCTGCTGGACGAAGTGGCCTCCGTGCTCCGGCGCAACCCCACGCTCGGCCCCGTCCTCATCGAGGGCCACACCGACAACGTGGGCTCACGCAACTACAACGTCGATCTGTCCCAGCGCCGGGCCAAGGCCGTCTTGGACTACCTCGCCGGCAAGGGCATCGACCGCAAGCGCCTGAGCTCCAAGGGCTTCGGCTTCGACCAGCCCATCGCCACCAATGACACGCCGCTGGGCCGCGCCAAGAACCGCCGCGTCGAGTTCCGTCTCATCAAGTCCGAGGTGGAGACGGCGCCTCGAGAGGTTCCCGCGCCCACGCCTCCGGCGGCCCCTGCCCCGCCGGGCGTGCCCCCGGAGCCCCCCGCAGCCCCCAAGCCGTGA
- a CDS encoding TlpA family protein disulfide reductase yields the protein MPKVLLALSAGFGLAGMVYLGVMEARRARLVPDGTAMPEFPMERYLGGSMALEELRGKVVMLDFWATWCGPCQEEMPSLVKLAKEYEGKGLAFVAASRDDAEIAPRVVDDFVKRHLPDLGPYVVYASDEIARAYRVEALPTLYFLDRDGKVTDAVRGSMSEAAIRQRIERALKR from the coding sequence ATGCCCAAGGTCCTGCTGGCGCTCTCGGCGGGGTTTGGGCTGGCGGGGATGGTCTACCTCGGGGTGATGGAGGCGCGGCGGGCCCGGCTGGTTCCGGATGGAACCGCGATGCCCGAGTTCCCGATGGAGCGCTACCTCGGTGGATCGATGGCGCTGGAGGAGCTGCGGGGCAAGGTGGTGATGCTCGACTTTTGGGCGACGTGGTGCGGGCCGTGCCAGGAGGAGATGCCGTCGCTGGTGAAGCTGGCCAAGGAGTACGAGGGCAAGGGGCTGGCGTTCGTCGCGGCCAGCCGGGACGACGCGGAGATCGCGCCCCGCGTGGTGGACGACTTCGTCAAGCGGCACCTGCCGGATCTGGGCCCTTACGTGGTGTACGCAAGCGATGAGATCGCGCGGGCCTACCGTGTGGAGGCACTGCCCACGCTCTACTTCCTGGATCGCGACGGCAAGGTGACGGACGCGGTGCGCGGCTCGATGTCCGAGGCCGCCATCCGTCAGCGCATTGAACGGGCGCTCAAGCGCTGA
- a CDS encoding CFI-box-CTERM domain-containing protein → MWAALQPEDLFQAALVKAAKMEVRREELPVALERLRASASALFARIPEPPLYRRAEDPARKAAEALLPEVERVLAEAMAVTRVPEAPAAAHGIQAAVKAHAEALCHTVAGRLGPAEVAWRSGLALERAAHPTRNLGTRPLELPAVYDKHTGLSRYDPQAAPQAKVKLACPNTGCKRIDDYAFTTSHAYHRFVCSACNTPFKAYFGELRGLEVERLSSSNRYLFTVDELGSGGNTRIDFEEASGAEFPVARRDLLAFLYTDEPKLKLVVNVTNGRLMWISPASSCFVATAAFGPQAPELVAFRAFRDEVLSQHGIGRAFIRGYYRHGPGVAGWVVRHPRVKAGVRGVLTLVHRHLTRKGDA, encoded by the coding sequence ATGTGGGCCGCCTTGCAGCCTGAAGACTTGTTCCAGGCCGCCCTGGTGAAGGCGGCGAAAATGGAAGTGCGGCGGGAGGAGTTGCCCGTGGCGCTGGAGCGCCTGCGCGCGAGCGCCTCGGCCCTGTTCGCGCGCATCCCCGAGCCTCCCCTGTACCGGCGCGCCGAGGACCCGGCGCGCAAGGCGGCCGAGGCCCTGTTGCCCGAGGTGGAGCGGGTGCTGGCGGAGGCCATGGCGGTGACCCGGGTGCCCGAGGCCCCTGCGGCGGCGCACGGCATTCAGGCGGCCGTGAAGGCACACGCCGAAGCGCTCTGCCACACGGTGGCGGGCCGTCTGGGGCCGGCGGAGGTGGCGTGGCGCTCCGGGCTGGCGCTGGAGCGGGCCGCGCACCCCACGCGCAACCTGGGCACCCGGCCGCTGGAGCTGCCCGCCGTGTACGACAAGCACACGGGCCTGTCGCGGTATGATCCGCAGGCGGCGCCTCAAGCGAAGGTGAAGCTCGCGTGCCCCAACACGGGGTGCAAGCGCATCGACGACTACGCCTTCACCACCAGCCACGCCTACCACCGCTTTGTCTGCTCTGCGTGCAATACCCCCTTCAAGGCGTACTTCGGCGAGCTGCGGGGGCTGGAAGTCGAACGGCTGAGCAGCTCCAACCGCTACCTCTTCACGGTGGACGAACTGGGGAGCGGGGGCAACACGCGCATCGACTTCGAGGAGGCCAGCGGCGCCGAGTTCCCCGTGGCCCGGAGGGACTTGCTGGCGTTTCTCTACACGGATGAGCCCAAGCTGAAGCTGGTGGTGAACGTCACCAACGGCCGCTTGATGTGGATCAGCCCGGCGTCCTCGTGCTTCGTCGCAACGGCGGCGTTCGGGCCCCAGGCCCCCGAGCTGGTGGCCTTCCGGGCCTTCCGGGACGAGGTGCTGAGCCAGCATGGGATCGGCCGGGCCTTCATTCGAGGGTACTATCGGCATGGGCCCGGGGTGGCGGGGTGGGTGGTTCGCCATCCGCGGGTGAAAGCGGGGGTGCGCGGGGTGCTGACGCTCGTGCACCGCCACCTGACGAGGAAGGGTGACGCGTGA
- a CDS encoding S1C family serine protease: protein MVRTQAKCVLLAISCALGVAAPAQAAQRRGGERLWLEAKGQQVHTQRSTLSQVARAAMPSVVSITTRQVSTEASGEEESQKGIGSGFIIHPDGYILTSDHVVEGASEISVTVLSPQGYPEEFPAEVVGEDARTDCALLRIRAGRPLPALKLSSASRVEVADWIVVIGNPFGLAHSVTVGVVSYKGRTEVTPNGRDGDFDYMQMDASINPGNSGGPVLDLRGNVVAIANAVNVAGQGIGFAVPIDIAKAVLPHLRAHGKVRRGWMGITVEDFSRDMATEFGLEGSRQGVVVSGVQEEGPAGRAGLRAGDVIVALNAQPVARAHMLRWQVSARGAGRSVMLQVRRGRLPLKLRVTLEDLPAEAAPVAPVAARPSPPSKPVRSP from the coding sequence ATGGTGAGGACGCAGGCGAAGTGCGTGCTGCTGGCGATATCGTGCGCGCTGGGGGTGGCGGCGCCCGCCCAGGCAGCCCAGCGCCGGGGGGGCGAACGGCTCTGGCTCGAAGCCAAGGGTCAGCAGGTGCACACCCAGCGCTCCACCCTCAGCCAGGTGGCCCGGGCCGCCATGCCCTCCGTGGTGTCCATCACCACCCGGCAGGTGAGCACCGAAGCTTCCGGCGAGGAGGAATCTCAGAAGGGCATCGGCTCTGGCTTCATCATCCACCCGGACGGCTACATCCTCACGAGCGACCACGTGGTGGAGGGGGCCTCGGAGATCAGCGTCACGGTGCTCTCGCCCCAGGGGTATCCCGAGGAGTTTCCCGCCGAGGTGGTGGGCGAGGATGCCCGCACGGACTGTGCGCTGCTGCGCATCCGCGCGGGCCGGCCGCTGCCTGCCCTCAAGCTCTCCTCGGCGTCGCGCGTGGAGGTGGCTGACTGGATCGTCGTCATCGGCAACCCCTTCGGGCTGGCGCACTCCGTGACGGTGGGCGTCGTCAGCTACAAGGGCCGCACCGAGGTGACGCCCAACGGGCGTGACGGGGACTTCGACTACATGCAGATGGACGCGTCCATCAACCCGGGCAACTCCGGAGGGCCCGTGCTGGACCTGCGGGGCAACGTGGTGGCCATCGCGAACGCCGTCAACGTGGCCGGCCAGGGGATCGGCTTCGCGGTCCCCATCGACATCGCCAAGGCCGTGCTGCCGCACCTCCGGGCCCACGGCAAGGTGCGCCGGGGCTGGATGGGCATCACCGTGGAGGACTTCTCCCGGGACATGGCCACGGAGTTCGGGCTGGAGGGCTCGCGCCAGGGAGTGGTCGTCTCGGGCGTGCAAGAAGAGGGGCCCGCGGGCCGGGCGGGGCTGCGCGCAGGCGATGTCATCGTGGCCCTGAATGCCCAGCCCGTGGCCCGGGCCCACATGCTGCGCTGGCAGGTGTCCGCGCGCGGGGCGGGCCGGAGCGTGATGCTGCAAGTCCGGCGGGGGCGGCTGCCCCTCAAGCTCCGGGTCACCCTGGAGGATCTGCCCGCCGAGGCGGCCCCGGTGGCCCCCGTGGCGGCCAGGCCTTCGCCCCCCAGCAAGCCTGTCCGCTCCCCTTGA
- a CDS encoding RNA methyltransferase, producing MGLGEQLTVVLHQTRSPDNLGAVARVMANFGFFRLILSDPATYAFRGAERLAVKGERVLERMAVARELPEALSECVYAVGTTSRTQLKGRIPLTPEQAVRRLAEESARGRVALVLGGEQRGLSDAELAVCADVLVIPTSEVQPSMNLAQAAGVLLYLCGREDAQPAPPPEPEPGARMGTLSALGARMNEVLLASEFLNPQAPEHVLREMERTLLRAKLSQREAELWLSAFKHLGRGVKRGASAP from the coding sequence ATGGGGCTGGGTGAGCAGTTGACCGTTGTCCTTCATCAGACGCGTTCTCCAGACAACCTGGGAGCCGTGGCCCGGGTGATGGCGAACTTTGGGTTTTTCCGCCTCATCTTGTCAGACCCCGCCACCTATGCCTTCCGCGGCGCCGAGCGGCTTGCCGTCAAAGGAGAGCGGGTGCTGGAGCGCATGGCGGTGGCGCGAGAGCTTCCCGAGGCGCTTTCCGAGTGCGTGTATGCGGTTGGCACCACCTCTCGTACCCAGCTCAAGGGGCGCATTCCGCTCACGCCGGAACAGGCGGTGCGGCGTCTGGCGGAGGAGAGCGCGCGGGGCAGGGTGGCGCTGGTGCTCGGAGGGGAGCAACGCGGCCTGTCCGACGCCGAGCTGGCGGTGTGCGCGGATGTCCTCGTCATCCCGACGAGTGAGGTGCAGCCCTCGATGAACCTGGCCCAGGCGGCCGGGGTGCTGCTGTACCTGTGTGGCCGGGAGGATGCGCAGCCCGCGCCACCGCCGGAGCCCGAGCCGGGGGCACGCATGGGCACGCTGAGCGCGCTCGGAGCGCGGATGAACGAGGTGTTGCTGGCCTCGGAGTTTCTCAACCCGCAGGCGCCCGAGCACGTGTTGCGCGAGATGGAGCGGACGCTGCTGCGCGCGAAGCTCTCCCAGCGCGAGGCGGAGCTGTGGCTCTCGGCCTTCAAGCACCTGGGACGGGGGGTGAAGCGGGGCGCCTCCGCTCCCTGA
- a CDS encoding phosphoribosylaminoimidazolesuccinocarboxamide synthase produces the protein MNTSALHAQLPHTLRKTHLPALGSHYQGKVRDTYRKEDRLTLVTTDRLSAFDHVLTTIPFKGEVLNRLATFWFERTRHIVPNHVLDVPDANVTVARACQPFALEMVVRGYLTGSLWRDYQKGTHTAYGLPFPAGLRKDERFPMPLITPSTKAEYGQHDAPISEAEILARGLASPRDWSRLSEAALGLFAEGQRQARERGLILVDTKYEFGKVGNELYVIDEMHTPDSSRYWVAEEYEARFAKGEDQQMLDKENIRQWLIRERGFSGEGTPPPIPDEVRVELAVKYLSAYERLTGNSLRLEPGDVHARIEKNLRAAHYL, from the coding sequence GTGAACACGTCCGCTCTCCACGCGCAGCTTCCCCACACCCTCCGGAAGACCCACCTGCCCGCGCTGGGCTCGCACTACCAGGGCAAGGTCCGCGACACCTACCGGAAGGAAGACCGGCTCACGCTGGTCACAACGGACCGGCTGTCCGCGTTTGACCATGTGCTGACCACCATCCCCTTCAAGGGAGAGGTGCTCAACCGGCTGGCCACGTTCTGGTTCGAGCGGACCCGGCACATCGTCCCCAACCACGTGCTGGATGTGCCGGACGCCAACGTCACCGTGGCGCGCGCGTGCCAGCCCTTCGCCCTCGAGATGGTGGTGCGCGGCTACCTCACCGGCAGCCTGTGGCGCGACTACCAGAAAGGAACGCACACGGCCTACGGCCTGCCCTTCCCCGCGGGGCTCCGCAAGGACGAGCGCTTTCCCATGCCCCTCATCACCCCGTCCACCAAGGCCGAGTATGGGCAGCATGACGCGCCCATCTCCGAGGCGGAGATCCTCGCCCGGGGGCTGGCCAGCCCGCGCGACTGGTCCCGGCTCTCCGAGGCCGCCCTGGGGCTGTTCGCCGAGGGCCAGCGTCAGGCCCGCGAGCGGGGGCTCATCCTCGTGGACACCAAGTACGAGTTCGGAAAGGTGGGCAACGAGCTCTACGTCATCGACGAGATGCACACCCCGGACTCCAGCCGGTACTGGGTCGCCGAGGAGTACGAGGCCCGCTTCGCCAAGGGCGAGGACCAGCAGATGCTCGACAAGGAAAACATCCGCCAGTGGCTCATCCGCGAGCGGGGGTTCTCGGGCGAGGGCACGCCCCCGCCGATCCCCGACGAAGTGCGCGTGGAGCTGGCCGTGAAGTACCTCTCGGCCTACGAGCGCCTCACCGGAAACTCCCTGCGGCTGGAGCCCGGCGATGTCCACGCGCGCATCGAGAAGAACCTGCGCGCCGCCCACTACCTGTAG
- the purB gene encoding adenylosuccinate lyase — translation MIPRYSLQEMSSLWSDVARLRRWRDVELTALEGMVEAGLAPREALEDCRARAGDFTAEDAARIEEIERTTKHDVIAFLTFMEERVGPSARWLHLGMTSSDVLDTSLGLTLRDALDLILKGLGRVMAAVEKRAFEHRLTVMMGRSHGIHAEPITFGHKLAIWYDELSRGRARLERARETIAVGKISGAVGTFAHLPPAVEETVCRKLGLHPAPASSQIVQRDRHAEYFGALALLGASIEKFAVEIRHLQRTEVREVEEAFTPGQKGSSAMPHKRNPILSENLSGLARLLRGYAVSALEDVALWHERDISHSSVERVIGPDATIVMDFMLHRFAGLMENLRVYPEQMQKNLELLGGVVNSQRILLELARKGMDRQAAYVIVQRNAMKMYEEGADFRTALLADADLLKVMTPEEIRDCFSTGYHTRHVDDIFRRVFGRAG, via the coding sequence GTGATTCCTCGATACAGCCTGCAGGAGATGTCCTCCCTTTGGTCCGACGTGGCCCGCTTGCGCCGCTGGCGCGATGTGGAGCTCACCGCGCTGGAGGGCATGGTGGAGGCGGGGCTTGCCCCGCGCGAGGCGCTGGAGGACTGCCGGGCCCGGGCGGGTGACTTCACGGCCGAGGACGCGGCGCGCATCGAGGAGATCGAACGCACCACCAAGCACGACGTCATCGCGTTCCTGACCTTCATGGAGGAGCGGGTGGGGCCCAGTGCCCGCTGGCTGCACCTGGGCATGACGTCCTCGGACGTGCTGGACACCTCGCTGGGTCTGACGCTGCGCGACGCGTTGGATCTCATCCTGAAGGGGCTGGGGCGGGTGATGGCGGCGGTCGAGAAGCGTGCCTTCGAGCACCGGCTCACGGTGATGATGGGCCGCAGCCACGGCATCCACGCCGAGCCCATCACCTTCGGCCACAAGCTGGCCATCTGGTACGACGAGCTGAGCCGGGGCCGGGCGCGGTTGGAGCGGGCGCGGGAGACCATCGCCGTCGGGAAGATCTCCGGCGCGGTGGGCACGTTCGCGCACCTGCCCCCGGCGGTGGAGGAGACGGTGTGCCGCAAGCTGGGGCTCCATCCGGCCCCCGCCTCCAGCCAGATCGTGCAGCGAGACCGTCACGCGGAGTACTTCGGGGCGCTGGCCCTGCTGGGCGCCAGCATCGAGAAGTTCGCGGTGGAGATCCGCCACCTTCAGCGCACGGAAGTGCGCGAGGTGGAGGAGGCCTTCACCCCGGGGCAGAAGGGCTCCAGCGCCATGCCGCACAAGCGCAACCCCATCCTGTCGGAGAACCTGTCAGGGTTGGCGCGGCTCCTGCGGGGCTACGCGGTGAGCGCGCTGGAAGACGTGGCGCTGTGGCACGAGCGGGACATCTCCCACTCGTCCGTGGAGCGGGTGATCGGGCCGGACGCCACCATCGTGATGGACTTCATGCTCCACCGCTTCGCGGGGCTGATGGAGAACCTGCGCGTCTATCCCGAGCAGATGCAGAAGAACCTGGAGCTGCTGGGCGGCGTGGTGAACTCACAGCGCATCTTGCTGGAGTTGGCGCGCAAGGGGATGGACCGGCAGGCGGCCTACGTCATCGTCCAGCGCAACGCGATGAAGATGTACGAGGAGGGGGCGGACTTCCGCACGGCGCTTCTCGCGGACGCGGACTTGTTGAAGGTGATGACGCCCGAAGAGATCCGCGACTGCTTCTCCACGGGCTACCACACGCGGCACGTGGACGACATCTTCCGCCGGGTGTTCGGCCGCGCCGGGTAG
- a CDS encoding bifunctional serine/threonine-protein kinase/formylglycine-generating enzyme family protein: MLCYRCGSHVPDTSETCPTCGQKYDVARQAPGAPARRRSSSENAPYKPGDVVAGRFAVQEWVGGGPLGHVFRVLDQAHEVEVALKVISPRLLQEPEERTQFSLVLKVGKKLTHPNMLRVYEEGTDRDRPFFTTQLVEGMTLRRMMEGREAKGQLFTLREVEPLLAQLAAAIDASHRYGPHSDLKPENIIVLPDMLKVTDYGLALGIPRPPFVQAQKGHRVEGYIAPEYVSGGEIDARMDIYSLAAIVGEMLTGLTPDGNGVPEILAKNPELPPSFESLYRRALNANPLARPKTAGEFSTEVSAIVARSPGAASRPSRSLPSVRQAEKPPPPVPTDQLPVAQVAPPGPSRGAKHPEPPSEATQPMDAEMLAAIMAAPPAAPVSRKADAPEPPVRAPAANAPAEPRPAPEPRASKPPSAPRPSMAPGTPAASPPVPPPAPSEPRGVKRRSTRKERETGERRRLLLWLALLTVAGLVTGSAVGYLLLKRLRQGAGAPAPAAGTPSLPVPGAPRAQPPAPQEGPSAVAMAPAGSCPPGMKLVSGGAFKMGSAPDDPDRASDEKPLESRQVPSFCVDEFEFPNRAGVFPTVNVSWLEAKDACQNVGKRLCAEEEWEKACKGAGNARFPYGNEFDANRCSTDDAAGNDRVLAESGRFAQCRSSHGVADLSGNVAEWTSTPYAGGADMTQKGGAFNRSAFAVRCSARLNGLPSARSGTVGFRCCAGLQP; this comes from the coding sequence GTGCTCTGCTACCGCTGCGGCAGCCACGTCCCTGACACGAGCGAGACCTGCCCGACCTGCGGGCAGAAGTACGACGTGGCCCGGCAAGCACCGGGAGCGCCCGCGCGCCGCCGCAGCAGCTCCGAGAATGCGCCCTACAAGCCGGGTGACGTCGTCGCGGGGCGCTTCGCCGTCCAGGAGTGGGTCGGCGGGGGGCCGCTGGGCCACGTCTTCCGGGTCCTGGACCAGGCCCATGAGGTCGAGGTGGCCCTCAAGGTCATCAGCCCTCGGTTGTTGCAGGAGCCCGAGGAGCGGACCCAGTTCTCGTTGGTGCTGAAGGTGGGGAAGAAACTCACCCACCCCAACATGCTGAGGGTGTACGAGGAGGGCACCGACCGGGACCGGCCCTTCTTCACCACGCAGCTCGTGGAGGGCATGACGCTGCGCCGGATGATGGAAGGGCGCGAGGCGAAGGGGCAGCTGTTCACGCTGCGGGAAGTGGAGCCGTTGCTGGCGCAGCTTGCCGCCGCGATCGATGCCTCGCACCGGTACGGTCCTCACTCGGACCTCAAGCCCGAGAACATCATCGTCCTGCCGGACATGCTCAAGGTGACGGACTACGGGCTTGCCCTGGGAATTCCCCGCCCGCCGTTCGTCCAGGCCCAGAAGGGGCACCGGGTGGAGGGGTACATCGCCCCTGAGTATGTCTCCGGCGGCGAGATCGACGCGCGGATGGACATCTACTCGCTCGCGGCCATCGTGGGCGAGATGCTCACCGGGCTCACGCCCGATGGCAATGGGGTGCCGGAGATCCTGGCGAAGAATCCAGAGCTTCCGCCCTCCTTCGAGTCCCTCTACCGGCGGGCGCTCAACGCCAACCCGCTGGCCCGGCCGAAGACGGCGGGGGAGTTCTCCACCGAGGTGTCCGCCATCGTGGCGCGCAGCCCGGGGGCCGCCAGCCGGCCGTCGCGGAGCTTGCCCTCCGTGCGCCAGGCCGAGAAGCCTCCGCCGCCGGTTCCCACGGATCAGCTTCCCGTCGCCCAGGTGGCGCCCCCGGGGCCTTCCCGGGGGGCCAAGCACCCGGAGCCTCCGTCCGAGGCCACCCAGCCGATGGATGCGGAGATGCTGGCCGCGATCATGGCCGCGCCCCCCGCGGCGCCCGTCTCCCGCAAGGCGGACGCTCCGGAGCCGCCTGTCCGCGCCCCCGCGGCAAACGCTCCGGCCGAGCCGCGGCCTGCGCCGGAGCCGCGCGCCAGCAAGCCTCCCTCAGCCCCCCGGCCCTCCATGGCCCCGGGGACTCCCGCGGCCAGTCCTCCCGTGCCGCCCCCAGCCCCTTCCGAGCCCAGGGGCGTCAAGAGAAGGTCCACGCGGAAGGAGCGGGAGACGGGAGAGCGCCGCCGGCTGCTCCTGTGGCTGGCGCTGTTGACGGTCGCGGGCCTGGTGACAGGCTCCGCCGTCGGCTACCTGCTGCTGAAGCGGCTTCGTCAGGGGGCAGGGGCCCCGGCCCCGGCCGCGGGGACGCCGTCCCTGCCGGTGCCTGGAGCGCCTCGGGCGCAGCCTCCCGCGCCCCAGGAGGGACCGTCAGCCGTGGCGATGGCGCCCGCGGGGAGCTGCCCGCCGGGGATGAAGCTGGTGAGCGGCGGGGCTTTCAAGATGGGCTCCGCCCCGGATGATCCGGATCGGGCGTCCGATGAGAAGCCGCTCGAGAGCCGTCAGGTGCCTTCCTTCTGTGTGGACGAGTTCGAGTTCCCCAACCGGGCCGGGGTGTTTCCCACCGTCAACGTGAGCTGGCTGGAGGCAAAGGATGCCTGCCAGAACGTGGGCAAGCGGCTCTGCGCGGAAGAGGAGTGGGAAAAGGCCTGCAAGGGCGCGGGCAACGCCCGTTTTCCCTACGGCAACGAGTTCGATGCGAACCGCTGCAGCACCGACGACGCCGCGGGCAACGACCGGGTGCTGGCTGAGTCCGGCCGGTTCGCTCAGTGCCGCTCCTCCCATGGGGTCGCGGATCTCTCGGGCAACGTGGCGGAGTGGACGTCCACGCCGTATGCCGGGGGCGCGGACATGACCCAGAAGGGCGGGGCCTTCAACCGCTCGGCGTTCGCGGTGCGCTGCTCGGCGCGGCTCAATGGCCTTCCCTCGGCACGCTCCGGCACGGTGGGGTTCCGCTGCTGCGCGGGGCTCCAGCCTTGA
- the dut gene encoding dUTP diphosphatase gives MPSPLSLQVRRVRPEHPAPLPLPRYETELAAGMDLRADIDGGRVLEPFERLAVPTGFAIALPPGYEGQVRPRSGLALKHGITLLNSPGTIDADYRGEVQVILVNLSRDPFTLSRGDRIAQLVVVPVSTVEIQEVSVLEATVRGEGGFGSTGR, from the coding sequence ATGCCCTCGCCCCTGAGCCTGCAGGTGCGCCGTGTGCGCCCCGAGCACCCCGCGCCATTGCCCCTGCCACGCTATGAGACGGAACTCGCCGCGGGGATGGATCTCCGGGCGGACATCGACGGGGGGCGGGTGCTGGAGCCCTTCGAGCGCCTAGCCGTTCCCACCGGATTCGCCATCGCGCTGCCCCCCGGCTATGAGGGGCAGGTGCGCCCCCGCTCGGGCCTGGCGCTGAAGCATGGCATCACCTTGCTCAACTCGCCTGGCACCATCGACGCGGACTACCGGGGCGAGGTGCAGGTCATCCTGGTGAATCTCTCGCGAGATCCCTTCACCCTGAGCCGGGGAGATCGGATTGCCCAGCTCGTGGTGGTGCCCGTGTCGACCGTGGAGATTCAGGAGGTCTCCGTCTTGGAGGCCACCGTTCGGGGCGAGGGGGGATTCGGCTCCACCGGACGATGA